The DNA region ACTGGCTGAGATCTAGCTGGGACTGATCCACTTGAAAAAAGAGTGGCGTCATATCTGCCAACACTTGAGCATGGGCTTGACTGATTGGCAACGTGCGACTGACTAAAATCTCCTCAATCTGCCCCATGTATGACTTGAAATAATCCACAATCTCACGGTTGTCATAAGACTCCTTGCGTAACTGTTTTTGGGCTAAATGGCGAAGCTCCTTGAGATGGTTTGGACCCGGAACCAGTTTGAAAACAGTTCCACCTTCTTTAAGTACTCTGGTAAATTCCTGATAATTGGCGGGAGAAAAAATATCCAAAATCCCATCAATAGTCTTATCTTGTATAGGTAACTTGGTCAAATCCCCGACAAACCATTTGACTGCCTTTGTACTATCTGTGCGTGCTGCCAACAAGACGGAATCCTTAGAAATATCAAAAGCAAGAATATCCAAGTTCATTTTCTGAGCCAACTTACGAGAATAAAATCCTTCCCCACAGCCGATGTCTAAGACTGATTGTAAGCGCAACTCAGCTATTTTCCCTTCAAGAACCTGATAGAGATGATCATAATATCCTTGTTCCAAAAAAGATTGGCGGTTTTCAAAGTTAGATTTATGATAATTAGCAGACTGTTTAACCTGAGGTGCTAGGTTGACATACCCCTGTTTGGCAATATCAAAGGTATGTCGATTTGAACAGCGTAGGCTATTTTGATCAAGACCAAGAACCTGCCTACAGTATGGGCAGGCAAAAAATTGATCGCTATTTGTAAAACGTTGGTGTTTCATCATAGAGTTCCACTTTCATTTGCATCTTATCCGAAATAAACATCAAGAATAAATTCTGAGTTTATTGTATCAACATTTTCTAAGTCAATCTCATACCCATAGGACCATTTAGAAATAGCTTTATTTGCACTTTCTATCCAAAATAATTTATCAAAATCAGCATCAATGCCGAACAGAACTTTTCTGTAAGTCTCTTTTCTGTCAAAGCAAACTAATTTGCACTTAACAGCAGTCGGGTTTTCTTCAGCATACCGAGCCAATTTTTGACGAATAACCTTACTGATACTATCCCAGCGTAATTTAGGATCCGGCTCTTTACTGTTAATTATCATACATCTACTCCACTAGGACTGCCCATTCTTCCATAAGATTTTCTTGTTGATGAGTCAGTTGGTCGATTTCCTTTTGGTAATCGGTCAACTGACCAAGGTCATTGGTTTCTAACATAGCTTGATTGAGCTCATTCAAGCGGTTTTCGATGGTATCAATTTCCGCCTCGATTTGTTCTACACGGCGTGCTAAT from Streptococcus ruminantium includes:
- a CDS encoding putative RNA methyltransferase, which produces MMKHQRFTNSDQFFACPYCRQVLGLDQNSLRCSNRHTFDIAKQGYVNLAPQVKQSANYHKSNFENRQSFLEQGYYDHLYQVLEGKIAELRLQSVLDIGCGEGFYSRKLAQKMNLDILAFDISKDSVLLAARTDSTKAVKWFVGDLTKLPIQDKTIDGILDIFSPANYQEFTRVLKEGGTVFKLVPGPNHLKELRHLAQKQLRKESYDNREIVDYFKSYMGQIEEILVSRTLPISQAHAQVLADMTPLFFQVDQSQLDLSQLKEITIEGLLLVGKIETLSSNN